A region of the Desulfobacterales bacterium genome:
CTTCAACTCCAAGGTCATGGGGAACAACATCACTAAAAATTACTTCGTCATAATATTCACCTATTGCTCCGGCAAGCAATCCAGCACCCATCGCTACAATTTCTTCAGGATTTAGATCTTTTTTAAATTTAACATCTTCTGGAAAAATCTCGGCAAGAAGATTTCTTACACATTTAATTCTGCTTGTTCCTCCTACAAGAACAATCGACTTTACCCATTTGGGTTCAAGCCCAGCGCTGGATAAAGTTCCTTCAATTATACTGCGGATTTTCTTTAAAAGAGGAGCTGATATTGTGTCAAATGTAGAACGAGTTAAAGGCATGTTTAAATGAAGAGGGCCTTTTTTATTTACTGTTATATAAGGAATCATAATGCGTGTTTCACTAACAGAAGATAAATCTATCTTTGACCTTTCAGCATGAATTAAAAGCTGCTGCATCGCTACAGGATCATTTAATAAATCAACATCGTGAATTTTTTTAAATTCGTCTTTTGCAAGATTAACAAGTACTTCGTCAAAATCGTTTCCGCCTAAATGAGCATGGCCTCCGACTCCTTTTACAAGGAATGCTCCATCTTTTACTTCCATCAATGTAATATCGAGAGTTCCTCCGCCAAAATCGAACACAAGAAGGTTATCATCTTCCGAATGCTGTAATCCATAGGCAAGAGCCGCTGCTGTCGGTTCGTTAAAAAGTTTATGAACTTTAAATCCAGCAAGCTCTCCTGCTTTTAAAGTTGCTTCCCTTTGCTGGTCATTGAAATACGCAGGAACTGTAATTACTGCATCCGAAACAGTTTCACCAGCATAGGCGCTCGCGACTTCTTTTAAATATTTTAAAATTTCAGATGATATTGTTTCAGGAGTCCATTCTTTATTTTGAAAAGACCATGCATGATTTTTTCCCATATATCTTTTTACTGAAATTACTGTAATTTCATGATTTAAAACTGCTTGAGACCTTGCAAGCTGACCTACAAGAATTTTATCGTTCAGAACTGTAACTACGGAAGGAGTAATTCTTTCCCCCCTTTCATTAGGAACTATAAATGGAGTTCCTTTTGAATCAGGTAAAGATATAAGGGAATTAGTTGTTCCAAGGTCAATTCCAGCGATTAATTTCTTTGATGTTTCTGTCACGTTTGTTACCTCGATGTTATTCTCTATTATTTAGCATAAATTCAAGATGCTCTTTTGCTCTAATATTTTCAGGATCGATTTTTAAAATATGCTCAGCCATTTTTATTGCGACGGTTTTGGCTTCTAAATTCCA
Encoded here:
- a CDS encoding Hsp70 family protein; this translates as MTETSKKLIAGIDLGTTNSLISLPDSKGTPFIVPNERGERITPSVVTVLNDKILVGQLARSQAVLNHEITVISVKRYMGKNHAWSFQNKEWTPETISSEILKYLKEVASAYAGETVSDAVITVPAYFNDQQREATLKAGELAGFKVHKLFNEPTAAALAYGLQHSEDDNLLVFDFGGGTLDITLMEVKDGAFLVKGVGGHAHLGGNDFDEVLVNLAKDEFKKIHDVDLLNDPVAMQQLLIHAERSKIDLSSVSETRIMIPYITVNKKGPLHLNMPLTRSTFDTISAPLLKKIRSIIEGTLSSAGLEPKWVKSIVLVGGTSRIKCVRNLLAEIFPEDVKFKKDLNPEEIVAMGAGLLAGAIGEYYDEVIFSDVVPHDLGVEDNEGRFVTVIPKGTPYPVEKSRMFTTTMDEQSNVTVHILQGGDKEGDYSPLGHFIVENLPKLPSGEPDIFVTFRIDSNGILRVRAEERISGINHEIQVKSSLVKVGHYSE